The Papaver somniferum cultivar HN1 unplaced genomic scaffold, ASM357369v1 unplaced-scaffold_18, whole genome shotgun sequence genome includes a window with the following:
- the LOC113337784 gene encoding omega-hydroxypalmitate O-feruloyl transferase-like: MEDLKLVEKHVIVPETLLNRRRLFLSNIDLTLVSYIETVSFIEATINAISFAEICSSFYRALRLILVSYDFMAGRLIHQAGEGENDDRFEIDCNGEGVVVVAVTTSTEMSQLGELRSPNKPEFKKLVSFLRDEEWMNLELKDKSLLFLQLTRFQCGGVALASRSNHCTLDGTAIQEFIVNLASLTRGDDLVIHPNSDRSIFKARNSPRISHPHFEYSIPKVSDISFSIPGSILIPAIIKQPFLKTTTKLVYLSESWISNLKSLVQRDGKFMKYTTFHVLAAKLWKARSIATQLPDECISTVLFPIDVRRKIVPRAPKGFAGNALIPGFACSTMNRIKTEKFSVLVDEILRLSRVVS, translated from the exons ATGGAGGACTTGAAGTTAGTCGAAAAGCATGTCATTGTACCTGAGACATTGTTGAATCGTCGCCGTCTTTTCTTATCTAACATAGACCTCACCCTTGTTAGTTACATAGAAACTGTATCATTCATCGAAGCAACAATAAATGCTATCAGTTTTGCAGAAATTTGTTCTAGTTTTTATCGTGCGCTCCGACTGATTTTAGTTTCTTATGATTTCATGGCTGGAAGGCTTATTCATCAAGCTGGTGAGGGAGAGAATGATGATCGGTTTGAGATTGATTGTAATGGTGAAGGTGTTGTAGTTGTTGCAGTAACTACTAGTACTGAGATGAGTCAACTCGGTGAGTTAAGGAGTCCAAATAAGCCTGAATTCAAAAAGCTGGTTTCCTTCTTGCGTGATGAGGAGTGGATGAATTTGGAGCTCAAAGATAAATCGCTGTTGTTTTTACAG CTAACTCGGTTTCAATGTGGAGGTGTAGCTCTAGCTTCTCGATCCAACCATTGTACCCTAGACGGCACCGCAATTCAAGAATTCATCGTGAACTTAGCCTCATTGACACGCGGAGATGATCTTGTTATCCATCCGAACTCGGATCGTAGCATCTTTAAAGCACGTAACTCACCAAGAATCAGTCACCCACACTTTGAATACTCCATACCCAAAGTATCAGACATATCCTTTAGCATCCCTGGGAGTATTCTCATTCCAGCCATAATCAAACAACCCTTTCTAAAGACTACTACCAAGCTCGTTTACTTGTCAGAAAGTTGGATCTCCAACTTAAAATCTTTAGTCCAGAGAGATGGAAAATTTATGAAGTACACGACGTTCCATGTTTTAGCGGCAAAGTTATGGAAAGCAAGAAGCATTGCAACACAGTTACCAGATGAATGCATTTCCACTGTATTATTTCCCATTGACGTTCGCCGGAAGATAGTTCCACGTGCACCGAAAGGGTTTGCAGGAAATGCATTAATTCCTGGCTTTGCTTGTTCGACCATGAACCGGATTAAAACCGAGAAATTTTCTGTTCTAGTTGATGAAATTTTAAGGCTAAGTCGTGTGGTTAGCTAG